The genomic region agtgCATTGTAacaataacatttcattttcaaacacaatGAATACttttgcgtgtctgtgtgtgtctgtgtgtgtctgtgtgtttgtttgtgtgtctacaGTCTCCCAGCTTGTCGCAGAGGAGTTCACAGAAATATCTGagaagctggagctggagcaggGCCTCCGGCAACACGCTGAAGTCTTCGCCCACCAGGTGTGAGCGtggcatgcatatgtgtgtgtgtgtgtgtgtgtgtgtgtgtgtgtttgtgtttgtgtgttttcagcacGGCATGAAACATTTTGTCATACATTCACACCTATATAGACTGAAGGTGACGGGTCGTGCCACGGGAAAGGAGCAGGAGTGTTAGCGATGACCTTCGGGCAGCTACAACAAACAGACGGACACCCAGACTTGGGGGAGGGAtgggacagacacacacatgcacacacacacacacatccgatgtcagagagcagctgatGTGGCGGGACAGGAGAAGGGGTTTCCATTCTCTGTTTTCACACTGATGACACATTGAGACAGACAAAAGCAGAGATGTAACAACACACACTTGTACACAAACACCAATTCACTTAAAATCCAcatacccaaacacacacacacacacacacacacacacacacacacacacacacacacacacacacacacacacacacacacacacacacgctacagTTTCCCGCTGCCCCAGCTGCTCCTATAATGAAGGCCTTTTCTTTCAAAAAACATCCCTCTGTTCCCTTCTCTTCCCATTTAGCCCCTCCCTTCACCATAATTAGTGGTCATCACTGCCGCCGAAGGAGAATAGTGGTCTTTAAGCACAACCTGTCTTTGCCTGACACCTTTATGTTTTGCTGAGCATATAGCAATTGTCGCCTTTGTGCGCGGCGTCCTCCATTTACCGGACAGGCGCACAATGAGTTGCCTTGCAGGGGTCCTTACCTGTGAAAAGGACCCCCAACTGTTCATACAATTCAGCCCCTTTACTCTCAATTCATGGTAAAAGACCCCCCTGTGCTGAATGCCTCTTGTATGCACTActatttgtctgttttcatgtgttttgaaAACACCAACCATTCACACTTCTTCTCTGTGATGCATGGTGGTATAATGATGCAGGGCCTCAAACAGGAAACAAtttagaggttttttttgtgtatttgtgtctttgtcccttttgtgcgtctgtgtgtgagtgtgtgtgtgggtgtttggtTGGCTcggtgtgtttgtatgtatgaaaTCATTGTGCTAATTGCTGTGTGAAAATTGCTCTCTGCTGATGGGAAGAGTAAGACCAGAGATTAGAGCGGTGTAATTTGCAGCATGCAGTCTGGTGCTGCGTGTGCTGATACAGAGCTCAGCTAACGTGCTGCTAACGTGTTGCTTTGgtttgtgtgtacagtaaaaacacagaaatgaaagcACCTTTACCACACTTCTTGTTCTCTGATGGCTGACCTGTTCTCACACATGTACATATACGATCTATCAGACAGGTAGTTTATGAACCTAATATAGCAAGAGTCACGTCCTCTGTGTTGTTTCTGGTCATTAGGAGATTTTAACAACCACAATAACACACAAATGACACATTATAGGATTTTAATCATGATTCTAAAATCTGTCTGTTTGTGATCCATGGAAACAGCATTTGGACAATCATTGCAGGTGATAAACTTGTGGTTATTGTTTTACTTGAACATTTTGTCTCATTAGTGATGACTGCTGTTACTTTTCTACCAGACATTTTTGTAGTTACTGCGTTTTTGAATTACAGTCTATAGGAGGAAATAAAGCATCTCAAATTGCAAGTAGACTTTCTCAAATACTAGACAtgcaaaagaagaagatgactAATATCTATACTTATGCACAGGTGCTCCACAtgtaacataataaaacatattatcaTTTACCATGTGGACAGATATTAAGAGTTACAGTAgtagtttacatttttttggcCTGACCTAATAAGCTTTCAGAGTCATAACTCTTTAATGCATCATCCAGTTGCTACAGTACCAATTTAGGTAATGCTGTACAGAAGGGGACAGTGAATAAGTCTGAACAATCTGATGCAATTTCACCCATACTAGTGGCACTAAAAAAGAATTAAACTGATGTAGCAGCAGTTTGCAGCTCCAGCAGCTGATAGCTTCAGCAGCAATAAGACACATTTTCTGCAGGTAATACTGATTCtacttattttaaaaatcctGACCATTGTCCTggatataaacacatacacaaaagattttttttaagtaagaAAAAAGGATTTTATCTACAACTGTTTATATAAACGTTTAAGGCACTGGTTCCCAACTTTAATGAGTTCCCTTGAAACAAAGTGTTTTCCTTCTAACATGGTCTTTTGGAAGTTATTTTTTTGACCCTTGAAAAGCCAAAACAATGTAGTAATTCACAAGAGAAAGGGAATAATTGTACAAAAGTTGGAAAAACATGTGTgtagaagatttttttttgcctaTTAATCACCACATGAACCCTCAGATTCATCTTGTGTCCTGAACTCTGGATTGGGAAGCAGTTAGCACTCTGGCAATTTATATGCTCTACACCGTAATTTTGCTGTATTGATTTGTCACAACATAGAAAAAAAGCCACTTAACATAATGTGGAGGAAAATTGTGATCACTCTCACAGCTAAAACATTGTGTTGCCATTGTTTCTGTTCTTCAATGAAGTCCGATGAGTAACACTAACAAGGCTTCTAAGTCATTGTTCAGTCAAACACTGGtttgaaaacattttctctgcATTGTGACAACCTCCTGGGGATAGAAAATGAGCAAACAGCCATTTAGATCTCACTTTATTTTTCCTCTAATTGTGGTTTATTGTTGTTGATGTATTTCCTTTCCATTTTACTAGAAGCAGATAATCATAAAGATGTGTTGAAGATGTCAGAAGGTGAAAACTAGATGTGGTTTGTTTTGTCAGATGTTGGTGCAGCAGACGGTGACTAAGGGACCGAGCGTGATGCTGGTGCAGAGCCCAGAGACGGATCTGCAGCTGCAGCAAGCCCTGGAACAAATATCACATATCAGCACAGCGCTGGGTGATATACAGAGCTGCTTCCTGGACCAGGTTGTGTGTAGATCACAATTATTATAGATATCCATTCTGCTCTGTCAGTATTCCTTGTTATATCTCAGTTTATTTCATGCCTGTATTCAGAGAAAGCAGAGTCAGAGCTCTGTGGAAGAAAGCAGTGACTTCCATGAGCTGCAGAGCCTGAGAGATCAGCTGAAGAAGagcgaggaggagaggaaggcctTAGAAACTCAGCTGTCCGAGGCTAACGGCACTGTCACACAACTCCAGGATGAAGGTAGCTGCTAGTGGGGAAAGTGTTTCTTAGAAATATTTCTTAGCACTTGTTTAAACCTCTCTCTAAAATGGAAGAGATTTAAGGATGGGATGTTGGTGTCTGATAAAATGGCAACTGAAATATTAAAGCCGATGTAAGTGCATCCACATGAAAGCTCCTCGACTGACATCTAGCTCCTAAAACCTGAATGGAAACCAGTGAGAAAAACATCCCAAAAACACCAGCTCATGGTCTCATGGAGTTTTATcgaatgtgatgtgatgtcttATAGGCGAGTTTTAAACTTGCTGCTCACATGAGTTATTTAGGCTGAAAGCATATTCTTAATGACAAGTCTCTCAGTTTGTGGCATCTAGGCTTCAAGATGTCAGTGCAGAAACCTACTTGTACAGaaaacattataaacattaGTTTCTAAAAGCCAAAGTTGAAAGTGATACTCAAATACATGTGACGTTTTACTCTCTTCCTTTATAGTGAAACAGTTACAAGATTcacaaaaaagggaagaaaaagctGATGAGCCAGAGGAGGATAAATCTACccctgctccacctcctcctccacccccacccccacctcctcctcctcctcctgccactGTCGTAAAGTAAATTTCACTAAAGCCAGAGCTTCTTCTACCATTGAAACACAGTTATTCATAGTTGCACATTGTGTTAAACACAtagtattaaacacattttaagctTTATAAGTTCTTCAGGAGTCAGAGAAGAATGAAGGACAAGTTAGACTCTGTGCTGATTTACTGTTGTATAATGAAATGTGAATATATGAATGAAATCTGAGGATTTAACCCCCGtgacctttttctttctctctgtttctctcttctgtGTGAATAGTACGCTCGATTTCCTGAGGAGCCGGAGGAAAGATAGAGCTAATAAAACGGATCAAGACGGTGAATCACACTTTGTTCACTTTCAATGGATTTCATTACTATTTCACAAAACCTATGATGTCTATTCTCAAAATATGTAGAGGGTTCTCTTGAGTTACATATCTCTACACAgtcttatttatttctatttaagattaaatattaaatgcagCATATCTGGCACATTTTCTCAAATTATACATAATACTGTCTGCTGCAGTGAAAATTGCTGTTTATTACCattgaggaaaggaagaagaaaagttcCCATCTTCTTTTAAGTATCAGTTAATGAAACCTTTTATAATGTTGGAGACTGTTTGGactcagaaaaatgtaatttattaagCAGCAGTGGTTTGTTCAGGTTTTAGTACAAAGGTGCAGTCAGTATTAGCAACAATAATCAATATGGCtgaacagacaaagaaaagagtCCGACATACAACGAAGttatgttttatctgtttttaatctttaagAGTCAGTACCCGTGGTGAACACGAAGGCGAAAGCGATAGATGAGATGATGGAGAGGATAAAGAAAGGCATCATCCTGAGGCCCGCCAACCGAATACAGGTAGACAAAGATTTAGTTCTTTAACAcatagatgatgatgatccGAGTAGGAATCCAAAGTAATAGATAAAAAACTCTGATAACCAACGTCTAATTTCCTCTGGTGAGTTTACAGGATGATGACAGCTCATGGAAGGTCAGTAATCCTCATATCTGTTTGTTCCTTTTTCAGCTCCTAAGACACATTTCTTATATTTTGAAtcctactttttttctttgtaggACCAGaggaatgaaaacagaaaatcagcTGTCGTAGAGTTGAAAGGAATGCTGGTAAGTCAACCAAAACCCGAAGTGATAAATGACGACTTAAGCGACCTAATTTTGAAATATATCTTTAACCGTCTGACACACCAGAACAATATGAAACGTCAGAACCACCGCAGAGTGCCATCTAAGAGAGGCCGAAACGTTGGGGAGGCGGAGCTCCTGATGGtgctgcagaggaggaggagagccaTGGGAGATGCCCCTTCATCCTCAACACAAACAGAAGGTATGCTCTCCTCTGTGTGACATATATttcatgggttagggttaggggccAGATGTGCAACATAACAGAAATCACAAGCACTCAATTAGTAAATCATATGTCTAAAAGGATAGTTAAACCTTTTAAACCTACAGGTGGATTCAGCATAATATTCAGATGGGTAGAACTGCTTCCAGTACAGCTCAGAGTTGTGTATGTTATATAATTCCAGGGCCAGTGTGCTTTCATGTAAAGTAAGTGTAGCTCCAgttgtaaataataaaagaggCTTATAGAAGTCAAGTCAGGACGTATGTATGGAGCAAGGCTAGGGTTACTTTAGCTTTCAATCACATATTGGTTTATGGACTGCCGTTTGATGCCTTGAGTTTGTTGATTTGACTGTCGCCATCTTTGAAAAGTATCAGATCACttacagttagatagatagatagatagatagatagatagatagatagatagatagatatagagatagatagatagatagagagagagagagagagagagagataggtaggtaggtagagagagagagaaagagatagatagatagatagatagatagatagatagatagatagatagatagggggggagagagagagagagagagagagagagagagagagagagagagagagagagagagagagagagagagagagagagagataggtagatagatagatagatagatagatgtgtgTGGCTGAGTTGTGGTCAGCTGTGACATTACAACCCGTATTCTTTGTTTTGTGATGATCTCTTGGTTATAGACCCCCAGCCAGGTCAGACGTGTTCCCCAGCGATGGCAGATGCTCCCTGGGCAGATGAGAGTGGCAGTGCCCCGGTGCTCCGTAGACTGAGACAGAACAGGGAGAAGAGGGACTCCCGCATCA from Scomber japonicus isolate fScoJap1 chromosome 22, fScoJap1.pri, whole genome shotgun sequence harbors:
- the shtn2 gene encoding shootin-1 gives rise to the protein MWFEDEDPAAAEVDGESGLSSEDEEDIQYEILENQRDEANQKLSELEEVSNQLLKEMNMLEIQFQIERSCRESAEALAVQVTKENKVLKRRSQMLMPLIHELPEDLSAVTFDLETDPTADGDAVGLGGVSNEETLLLQSQAKIAELQASVDTLLTEKLQLEQQVEALSKEQALLREQLALEAEEKEVVLRKISKQSKTMNKMKRVSQLVAEEFTEISEKLELEQGLRQHAEVFAHQMLVQQTVTKGPSVMLVQSPETDLQLQQALEQISHISTALGDIQSCFLDQRKQSQSSVEESSDFHELQSLRDQLKKSEEERKALETQLSEANGTVTQLQDEVKQLQDSQKREEKADEPEEDKSTPAPPPPPPPPPPPPPPPATVVNTLDFLRSRRKDRANKTDQDVPVVNTKAKAIDEMMERIKKGIILRPANRIQDDDSSWKDQRNENRKSAVVELKGMLNNMKRQNHRRVPSKRGRNVGEAELLMVLQRRRRAMGDAPSSSTQTEDPQPGQTCSPAMADAPWADESGSAPVLRRLRQNREKRDSRIRASVLIVSQEN